GTGCAAGGCTCGGGTCAAGCCAGAGGGCCGCAGACTCAAGGCCAGCTGGCTGACGATCCATTGCCGCAGCCAGGGACTCCGGATCGGTCACGATGTCATATACCCCAGCCTGCACGATCTGGGCAACCTCCGGATCGCCGGGTTGCCGTCCCGTTGCCAGTAGTATAATCCTGGCCTGGGGCCTGGCAAGACGGTAGCGGAGCACCGCCGCCCCCAGGCCGGGGCCTGTGCCGACATCCAGAATCAGGACGGAGGCCGGTACCCTGCCGGCCTCCTCAAGTGCTCCGGGGCCTTGGCTCTGGGCAACTATCCGCATCGGGGCATCACCCAGGCCCCTGGCCTGCAGGGTCTTGGCCACCGCTTGCGCCATGGCCTGTGTTATGATGACGTGTATACTCATGCTACCCCTCCCCTTTTGTTAACAACTTCCAGTTTTTCCATTTCTACCGTTTGATTTTAGCGACCTTTTCCGGTGGGTATAGGCAAATCCCTTACCCACCGGATTTTCGCGCCTCCTGTGCCAACCTGGACGTGCCCGGTGCATCACTAGCGGGCAATGGGCTTGATGGCCCGGCTCTCCAGGTACTCCACCAGGGCCTCTTCCGGTACCCGTGTACCCCGCTCACCGATTCGTATCGCCCTGAGCTCCCCGGTACGGATCAGCTCGTGTACCCGCGCCACGTTTACACCCAACATCCTCCTGACCTCCTGCGCCGTGTATAGCTTAATCATCTCTACCACCTCTTCCTATCTGTATTAGTGGGACGGGACTATCTGTCCCGTCCGTTGTCTCTGGCCGTCTCGCGTGCCCGCACCGGCTGCCTCGCCTGGCTGGTGTGGCTGGCATACAGCCCACCGGTCGGCTGACGCTCGCACCGCATGTACTCTTGTGCCGCTTGCCGGACCTCCGGCTTAGCAGCCTCCCGCTTGAGCACCTCGCTGTTGGCCCTAGCCTCCCTGATCAACCACGGCCGGACTCCCGTTGCTAGATATACTACCTCGTCCCAGGCCCGCTGGATCATCTCTCTCATCGTCTATCACCTCCTCTCGTTAGTAGTAGGCCAGCGGGTCAACCCACCGGCCCCCGGTCTTGACCGCAAAGCATAAGTGCGGCCCCGTGGTCTCGCCGGTTTGGCCGACTTGGCCGATCGGCGTGGCTACCTCCACCCGCTGCCCTCGACTCACGCTGATCCGGGACAGATGGCGATACTCGGCAATCTTGCCCGCACTCCTGATCGCCAACCACCG
This genomic interval from Syntrophomonadaceae bacterium contains the following:
- a CDS encoding helix-turn-helix domain-containing protein, with amino-acid sequence MIKLYTAQEVRRMLGVNVARVHELIRTGELRAIRIGERGTRVPEEALVEYLESRAIKPIAR